From Vibrio crassostreae, one genomic window encodes:
- a CDS encoding type II and III secretion system protein family protein, with protein sequence MMTKRILAFAGLWLLSPLVVAASLINLAEGQATTVKVTGDVASVFISDQKVADYQVIDEHKIVVFGRHLGTTTFIAFDQQGNELVNQQLVVNRSYTDIEQQIKIQYPQAKVTVYGIGENIILSGPVSSELEKDNIYQMVGELLGKEEVEQNFSSENEAPVDDLSIEFMTKRRYRGVVNNIEVNATKQVNVKLTIAEVSHSFIQDFGIKVGTAGNAGMFVDQLTHFSASDIVSVISAVGSDQVGQILAEPNLSVISGEKASFLVGGELPVVTSNDGGTNVDYKEFGVRLELMAKVLRDDKIKLALTPEVSSLDAQYSNELYDLPALKTRRAQTTVELGDGQSFVLGGLLNSEERESLTRIPFIGDIPILGALFRHTGTERNKTELVIVATVNLVQPVKANQIQLPIMEKTGTLKRFLALDSEYDKAEQRWASEILSAGGFKQ encoded by the coding sequence ATGATGACAAAACGAATATTAGCCTTTGCTGGGCTTTGGTTGCTATCGCCTCTAGTAGTCGCGGCTAGCTTAATCAACCTTGCTGAGGGGCAGGCTACAACCGTGAAGGTTACTGGTGATGTGGCTTCAGTCTTCATTTCTGACCAAAAGGTCGCGGACTATCAGGTGATAGATGAACACAAAATTGTGGTGTTTGGCCGTCATCTAGGAACTACGACTTTCATCGCTTTTGATCAACAAGGCAATGAACTGGTGAATCAGCAACTGGTTGTGAATCGCAGCTATACCGATATCGAGCAGCAGATAAAAATTCAGTATCCACAAGCCAAAGTGACTGTTTATGGCATTGGTGAAAACATCATCTTGAGTGGCCCTGTATCTTCCGAACTAGAGAAAGACAATATTTACCAGATGGTCGGTGAATTATTGGGAAAGGAAGAGGTTGAACAAAACTTCTCTTCTGAAAATGAAGCGCCAGTTGATGACTTAAGCATTGAGTTTATGACCAAGCGTCGCTATCGAGGGGTGGTGAATAACATTGAAGTGAACGCTACCAAGCAGGTCAATGTAAAGCTGACTATTGCTGAAGTATCTCACTCTTTTATCCAAGACTTCGGCATCAAAGTGGGCACTGCAGGTAATGCAGGAATGTTTGTTGATCAGCTTACCCATTTTAGTGCTAGCGATATTGTCTCTGTGATTTCTGCGGTGGGATCGGATCAGGTTGGTCAGATTCTAGCGGAGCCTAATCTATCGGTGATCTCTGGTGAGAAAGCGAGCTTTCTTGTCGGTGGAGAGTTACCGGTCGTGACCAGTAATGATGGTGGCACCAATGTGGACTATAAAGAGTTTGGTGTTCGATTGGAGTTGATGGCGAAGGTGCTAAGAGACGACAAAATTAAGCTAGCACTGACCCCTGAGGTGAGCTCTTTAGATGCTCAATACAGTAACGAACTCTACGATTTACCGGCTCTAAAGACTCGACGCGCACAAACGACGGTTGAGCTGGGGGATGGGCAAAGTTTTGTACTGGGTGGTTTGCTGAATAGTGAAGAGCGCGAATCGCTGACTCGAATCCCGTTTATTGGCGACATCCCAATTCTTGGTGCGTTATTCCGACACACAGGAACGGAACGTAATAAGACCGAGCTCGTAATAGTGGCGACGGTCAACTTAGTTCAACCCGTTAAAGCGAATCAGATCCAACTGCCGATAATGGAAAAAACGGGTACTTTGAAGCGCTTCTTAGCGCTAGACAGTGAATATGACAAAGCCGAACAGCGTTGGGCGAGCGAAATTTTATCTGCCGGAGGCTTTAAACAGTGA
- a CDS encoding ParA family protein: MFNLVDKLSAKDEQTPQVDNHCAVLFQSEDCRAHLYKAFRFEGLPEPVAFENQPASALKLAEFVNLKVVMIDLNDSDNVVRDAQQIALQLPTHLSVVVIGSEDAITTIRALKDLGFYYLFWPASEVEVTDFYRSVLHNHMQRQGVARNRKAKQIAFVGVKGGVGTSLIASEVSRCLAKQHSLPTLLVDHTYTGSNLDVMLGLKKFQKRNVQKGTLVSAVDTALASNLVQSLENNLSILAVESQDFSRGELHEYTQALTKQVEQNSSFIIEDYSHSALTQQELSRALADVDSLVLVFDGLCCVIIFKDRATPFRVFLSQYDKFQASLTQ; the protein is encoded by the coding sequence ATGTTTAATTTAGTCGATAAGTTGAGTGCTAAGGATGAGCAAACTCCTCAAGTAGATAACCATTGTGCCGTGCTGTTTCAGAGCGAAGATTGCCGAGCTCATTTATACAAAGCCTTTCGTTTTGAAGGCCTGCCTGAGCCTGTCGCTTTTGAAAACCAACCGGCAAGTGCTTTAAAGCTGGCTGAATTCGTGAATTTAAAAGTGGTGATGATTGATCTCAACGATAGCGACAATGTGGTTCGAGATGCTCAGCAGATCGCCTTACAACTTCCGACACACTTGTCGGTTGTGGTTATTGGTAGTGAAGATGCGATCACGACTATTCGTGCTTTAAAGGACTTAGGTTTCTACTATCTATTTTGGCCTGCCAGCGAAGTCGAGGTGACCGATTTTTACCGAAGTGTTTTGCACAATCATATGCAGCGTCAAGGTGTGGCTCGAAACCGTAAGGCTAAGCAAATTGCTTTTGTTGGGGTGAAAGGCGGAGTGGGCACCTCATTGATTGCGAGTGAAGTTTCTCGTTGTTTAGCCAAGCAGCACTCACTACCAACTTTGTTGGTTGACCACACCTATACCGGCAGCAACCTAGACGTAATGCTCGGTTTGAAAAAATTCCAAAAGCGTAACGTACAAAAAGGGACGTTAGTTTCTGCGGTTGATACGGCTTTGGCTTCGAATTTGGTGCAGAGCTTAGAGAACAATCTTTCTATTTTGGCGGTCGAGTCCCAAGACTTCAGTCGTGGCGAATTGCATGAATACACTCAAGCACTGACTAAGCAAGTAGAGCAGAACAGTTCATTCATCATTGAAGACTATTCGCACAGTGCGCTGACCCAACAAGAGTTGTCTCGAGCACTGGCTGATGTTGATTCATTAGTTTTGGTATTTGATGGGCTTTGTTGCGTAATTATATTTAAAGATAGAGCTACCCCGTTTCGGGTATTTCTTAGTCAATACGACAAGTTTCAGGCATCCCTAACCCAGTGA
- a CDS encoding IS5 family transposase → MPKPLYKTTNWKQYNQSLINRGSLTFWIDEEAISGWAQSKQNKRGRPRRFSDLAITTALMVKRVFSMPLRALQGFIDSVFRLAHVPLSCPHYTCISRRAKQVEVSFKSKTRGAIQHLAIDATGLKVYGEGEWKVKKHGADGKRRVWRKLHIAVDTSTHEIIAAELSLSTVTDGEVLPNLLKQTRRSILEVSGDGAYDTRACHAAIKIKRAVALIPPREGAAFWERGHPRNLAVGCQKLYGSNKYWKERYGYHRRSLSETAMYRVKQLLGGRLSLRNYNAQVGETYAMIKALNKLTGLGMPETCRID, encoded by the coding sequence ATGCCTAAACCTCTTTACAAAACAACCAACTGGAAGCAATACAACCAATCACTCATTAATCGAGGCTCTCTGACCTTTTGGATTGATGAAGAGGCGATAAGCGGGTGGGCGCAAAGCAAACAGAATAAGCGCGGGAGACCACGTCGATTCAGTGACTTAGCTATCACGACAGCGCTCATGGTAAAACGAGTTTTTTCTATGCCACTGAGAGCGCTGCAAGGATTTATCGACTCGGTATTTAGACTTGCCCATGTTCCATTGAGTTGTCCACATTACACCTGCATCAGTCGTAGAGCCAAGCAAGTTGAGGTCTCATTTAAGAGTAAAACGAGAGGAGCGATACAGCACTTAGCCATTGATGCGACTGGCCTTAAGGTTTATGGCGAAGGTGAATGGAAAGTCAAAAAACACGGGGCAGATGGCAAGCGGAGAGTTTGGCGAAAGCTGCATATTGCAGTCGATACAAGCACTCACGAGATCATTGCAGCCGAGCTAAGTTTATCGACGGTTACAGATGGAGAGGTCCTCCCGAATTTACTGAAACAAACACGCCGAAGTATCCTTGAGGTGTCTGGTGATGGCGCTTACGACACGAGAGCGTGTCACGCTGCTATTAAGATTAAGCGAGCCGTTGCGCTTATTCCCCCAAGAGAAGGGGCAGCCTTCTGGGAGCGCGGTCATCCTCGAAATCTCGCAGTGGGTTGCCAGAAGTTATACGGCTCAAATAAGTATTGGAAAGAGCGGTATGGATACCACAGACGTTCACTCTCAGAAACCGCGATGTATCGAGTTAAACAGTTACTAGGAGGACGATTGAGCTTAAGAAATTACAATGCGCAGGTGGGTGAGACTTACGCGATGATAAAAGCGTTGAACAAGCTCACTGGGTTAGGGATGCCTGAAACTTGTCGTATTGACTAA